A genomic window from Purpureocillium takamizusanense chromosome 2, complete sequence includes:
- a CDS encoding uncharacterized protein (SECRETED:SignalP(1-17~SECRETED:cutsite=ASA-MP~SECRETED:prob=0.5803)~COG:M~EggNog:ENOG503P7VH~MEROPS:MER0014672) has product MKFFQIFSVLLAAGASAMPTAADVAEEHAALDKRSGPGIVAAAKSKEGLPYVWGGGGCKGPTKGGFDCSGLTQYAVCQAQKKTIPRVAQDQYHSKMGKHIPRKDAQPGDMLFWANGGNCKSKVAHVGIYMKPGWMVNAARTGTPVREQKIWTASGDLKICPDAVRFW; this is encoded by the exons ATGAAGTTCTTCCAGATCTTTAGCGTTCtcctcgccgctggcgcgTCTGCCATGCCCACGGCCGCTGACGTTGCTGAGGAGCACGCTGCCCTCGACAAGCGATCCGGTCCAGGCATTGTTGCCGCGGCCAAGAGCAAGGAGGGTCTTCCTTACGTCTGGGGTGGCGGTGGCTGCAAGGGCCCGACCAAGGGTGGCTTCGATTGCTCAG GCCTCACCCAGTATGCCGTCTGCCAGGCTCAGAAGAAGACCATTC CTCGCGTGGCTCAAGACCAGTACCACTCCAAGATGGGCAAGCACATTCCCCGCAAGGACGCTCAGCCTGGTGACATGCTGTTCTGGGCCAATGGCGGCAACTGCAAGAGCAAGGTCGCCCACGTTGGCATCTACATGAAGCCCGGCTGGATGGTCAACGCTGCCCGCACCGGCACGCCCGTGCGCGAGCAAAAGATCTggacggccagcggcgaccTCAAGATCTGCCCCGATGCCGTCAGGTTCTGGTAG
- a CDS encoding Carboxypeptidase D (EggNog:ENOG503NV40~SECRETED:SignalP(1-18~SECRETED:cutsite=IDA-AP~SECRETED:prob=0.7465)~MEROPS:MER0001944~COG:O): MRWEFLASALVAATAIDAAPDRYRRGPVQPPLAHRGVPFDKWTRDGPVAKQFASSNTTKYAINGTGIPDVDFDIGEAYAGQMSISDDPNGPDKFYFWFQPSPNPAAKKEIVIWLNGGPGCSSLEGFLQENGPFLWQYGTYKPVPNPWGWHHLTNMLWVEQPINTGFSTGNVTAKDEQDVAKQFMGFFKNFIDTFSMQGYKVYITGESYAGMYCPYIASAMLDAKDDTYFNMKGMIIYDPSIGPDRLSDINVVPFVDYHQNLFPFNESFTRKIHDIDRRCGYADLRSKFFKYPPPGHLPDPLPGTDPKTGKDKQGCEVGSLMGSIQVAVTDINPCFDTYQVATTCPLLWDVLGFPGSFDYLPKGASIYFDRADVKKAINAPVDRKWAECGGPVFVKGGDQSPPSSNTVLGGVIDRTKNVIIGHGALDFILLANGTLMSIQNMTWGRQLGFQRKPVDAFYVPYHTRGEDATIAAAGVFGTTHTERGLTYVGVALSGHMIPQYAPSAAFRHVEVMLGRVKSLSSKEPFTTDAKFPQPDGPLGKGTAPPGYND; encoded by the exons ATGCGCTGGGAGTTTCTCGCGTCGGCCCTAGTCGCGGCCACCGCCATCGATGCGGCGCCGGATCGCTACCGCCGGGGCCCGGTCCAGCCTCCCCTTGCCCACCGCGGCGTCCCATTCGACAAGTGGACGCGTGACGGGCCCGTTGCCAAGCAGTTTGCCAGTTCCAATACGACGA AGTACGCCATCAACGGGACGGGAATCCCGGACGTGGATTTTGACATTGGCGAGGCGTACGCCGGGCAAATGTCCATCTCGGACGACCCGAACGGACCTGACAAGTTTTACTTTTGGTTCCAGCCGTCGCCGAAcccggcggccaagaaggagattGTCATTTGGCTCAATGGTGGG CCCGGCTGCTCATCCCTTGAAGGCTTCTTGCAGGAAAACGGCCCCTTCCTGTGGCAGTATGGCACCTACAAGCCCGTGCCCAACCCATGGGGATGGCACCATCTCACCAACATGCTCTGGGTCGAGCAGCCCATCAACACGGGCTTCTCGACGGGCAACgtgacggccaaggacgaACAAGACGTCGCCAAGCAATTTATGGGTTTCTTCAAGAACTTCATCGACACGTTCTCCATGCAGGGGTACAAGGTGTACATCACCGGTGAATCCTACGC TGGCATGTACTGCCCGTACATTGCGAGCGCCATGCTGGATGCCAAGGACGACACCTACTTCAACATGAAGGGCATGATCATCTACGACCCGTCCATTGGCCCCGACCGTCTCAGCGACATCAACGTCGTTCCCTTTGTGGACTACCACCAGAACCTGTTCCCGTTCAACGAATCCTTCACACGAAAAATTCACGACATCGATCGGAGGTGCGGCTACGCCGATCTCCGCTCCAAGTTCTTCAAGTACCCACCGCCGGGCCACCTACCTGACCCTTTGCCCGGCACCGaccccaagacgggcaaggacAAGCAGGGCTGCGAGGTCGGCAGTCTCATGGGCTCCATCCAGGTGGCCGTCACGGACATCAACCCCTGCTTCGACACGTACCAGGTCGCCACCACGTGTCCGCTGCTGTGGGACGTGCTCGGCTTCCCTGGCAGCTTCGACTACCTCCCCAAGGGCGCGTCCATTTACTTTGATCGCGCGGATGTCAAGAAGGCCATCAACGCCCCCGTCGACCGCAAGTGGGCCGAGTGCGGCGGCCCTGTCTtcgtcaagggcggcgaccagTCCCCTCCATCGTCCAACACGGTCttgggcggcgtcatcgaccGCACCAAGaacgtcatcatcggccacggcgcgctcgactttatcctcctcgccaacggCACGCTCATGTCCATCCAGAACATGACCTGGGGCAGACAGCTAGGCTTCCAGAGGAAACCCGTTGATGCCTTCTACGTTCCCTACCATAcacgcggcgaggacgcgaccatcgccgcggcgggcgttttTGGTACGACGCACACCGAGCGCGGCCTGACAtacgtcggcgtcgccctcagTGGTCACATGATTCCACAGTATGCGCCAAGCGCCGCGTTCCGCCACGTTGAGGTGATGCTCGGGCGTGTCAAGTCGCTGAGCAGCAAGGAGCCCTTCACCACCGACGCCAAGTTTCCGCAGCCAGATGGCCCGCTAGGCAAgggcaccgcaccgccggGATATAACGACTAG
- a CDS encoding uncharacterized protein (COG:C~EggNog:ENOG503Q6CU), which produces MSISLEHAGKQVVPLWCNGENCTIRPDNLFEVVHAADGTVAHYAQSATVADAQAAVEAARDAFPAWSTTSIPARRAILLKVADLLTERADELGVMQARETSSAPPFGSYLAKVASANIREVASQITTACTGSLPPDDDNQGTTIMVTKQAIGPVLIISPWNSPTVLGPRSVAAALAAGCTVVLKASELCPQTYRMLCQVFADAGLPRGVLNQVVVRREDAAAVTESIVSLPAVRKVEFIGSAAVGSQVAQTCAQHLKPILLELGGKAPAIVCGDANLAKAAAACAFGAFAHHGQICMSTERIIVVEAVAEEFCKLLKKEVDSEKWSRGGGSAATTAFADKAHALLEEALRDGAEYFVGDNTYLNKARTSLRPTIVTKLARGSRLRDLESFGPSATLYVVRDEDEALEVANDSSYGLSGAIWTSDIIKGIALSKRLECGMVHINAGTMADFPTMAIQGVKGSGWGSNNSVYGIEEFLITKSVTLQG; this is translated from the coding sequence ATGTCCATCTCCCTAGAGCACGCAGGCAAGCAGGTCGTCCCTTTGTGGTGCAACGGCGAAAACTGCACCATACGCCCCGACAATCTTTTTGAAGTagtccacgccgccgacggcacggTCGCGCACTACGCGCAAAGCGCAAccgtggccgacgcgcaagccgccgtcgaagccgctCGGGATGCCTTCCCGGCTTGGAGTACAACCTCGATCCCAGCACGCCGAGCGATTCTCCTCAAAGTGGCCGACCTGCTCACCGAGCGTGCCGACGAATTGGGCGTAATGCAAGCGCGCGAAACCTCCAGCGCGCCCCCGTTCGGCAGCTACCTTGCCAAGGTGGCGAGCGCCAACATCCGTGAGGTTGCATCCCAGATCACGACGGCGTGCACCGGCAGCCTGCCACCCGACGACGATAATCagggcaccaccatcatggtCACGAAGCAGGCAATCGGCCCCGTGCTCATCATCTCGCCGTGGAACAGCCCGACCGTGCTGGGTCCGCggagcgtcgccgccgccctcgccgccggctgcacCGTCGTCCTCAAGGCGTCCGAGCTCTGCCCGCAGACGTATCGCATGCTGTGCCAGGTgtttgccgacgccggcctgccccgCGGCGTGCTGAACCAGGTTGTCGTCCGGCGcgaggatgcggcggcggtgaccgAGTCCATCGTCTCGCTCCCGGCCGTCCGCAAGGTCGAGTTCATTGGCAGCGCCGCGGTCGGGAGCCAGGTCGCGCAGACCTGCGCCCAGCATCTGAAGCCGATTCTTctcgagctgggcggcaaggcgccTGCCATCGTCTGCGGCGATGCAAACctcgccaaggcggcggcggcgtgcgcgtTTGGCGCCTTTGCCCATCATGGGCAGATCTGCATGTCCACGGAAcgcatcatcgtcgttgaAGCAGTCGCAGAAGAGTTCTGCAAGCTTCTCAAAAAGGAAGTGGATAGTGAGAAATGgagccgtggcggcggatcggctgcgacgacggcctttGCCGACAAGGCACACGCACTCCTTGAGGAAGCGttgcgcgacggcgccgagtaCTTTGTCGGCGATAACACGTACCTCAATAAGGCGAGAACCAGTTTGCGCCCCACGATCGTGACCAAGCTGGCTCGTGGCTcgcggctgcgcgacctgGAATCGTttgggccgtcggcgacgctgtACGTGGTgcgggacgaagacgaggcacTCGAGGTCGCCAACGACTCCTCGTACGGGCTTTCGGGCGCGATTTGGACCAGTGACATTATCAAGGGAATTGCTTTGAGTAAAAGGCTGGAGTGCGGAATGGTGCACATCAATGCCGGGACCATGGCAGACTTTCCAACGATGGCGATCCAGGGGGTCAAGGGCAGCGGATGGGGGAGCAACAACAGCGTGTACGGCATTGAAGAATTCTTGATCACAAAGAGCGTGACGCTACAGGGGTAG
- the PET9_1 gene encoding ADP/ATP carrier protein (COG:C~EggNog:ENOG503NWSK), which yields MATRDQQVMGMPPFLADFLMGGVSAAISKTAAAPIERIKLLVQNQDEMIKAGRLDRRYGGIVDCFKRTIADEGTLLLWRGNTANVIRYFPTQALNFALKDKFKALFGYKKERDGFGLWVFGNVASGAASRTHELLRQDQNVY from the exons ATGGCGACACGCGATCAGCAGGTGATGGGCATGCCA CCATTCCTGGCCGACTTCCTGA TGGGTGGCGTTTCGGCAGCCATTTccaagacggcggccgctccgATCGAACGAATCAAGCTCCTCGTGCAAAATCAG GATGAAATGAtcaaggccggccggctTGACCGTCGTTACGGGGGCATCGTGGATTGCTTCAAGCGTACAATAGCAGATGAAGGGACGCTTCTGCTCTGGCGTGGCAATACCGCAAACGTGATTCGCTACTTTCCCACGCAGGCTTTGAACTTTGCCCTGAAGGATAAGTTCAAGGCCCTGTTTGGATACAAGAAGGAACGCGACGGTTTTGGACTCTGGGTGTTCGGGAACGTGGCGTCTGGAGCGGCAAGTCGAACACATGAACTTCTTCGACAGGATCAGAATGTGTACTAA
- a CDS encoding Feruloyl esterase (EggNog:ENOG503NWMK~SECRETED:SignalP(1-24~SECRETED:cutsite=ASA-TS~SECRETED:prob=0.5589)~COG:G), translated as MLGTASIWMSLAALNIFPPFTASATSWVDDPRRRCLSFEPEKFVANATRTWLEYVSRGTTIQLSDNDASCNRPSQLVEADLCRIALHIDTSHRSGITFELWLPDEWPAARLVSTGNGGIDGCVKYEDLAYTTGLGFAAMGTNNGHNGTTGAPFYHNPDVLEDYAHRALHTGTAAAKTLTEAFYKKPAARSYYLGCSLGGRMGIKGAERYPDDYDGIVAGCPAVDFNHLQGQRAMFYPITGPVGSSNYISHQLWTGLIHDEVLRQCDGLDGVVDGIIEVPDRCHFKPEALLCAPDQDDGLCLNKQQVEQLRQIYAPYTYPDGSLIFPRMNPGNEIMVVQKLISGAPFSYSQDWFRYVVLNDPTWDAIEYDSSLARRADDLNPFDIRTYPETLPAFKARGGKIISYHGGQDNQITSFNTARFWDRMSRADQRLHDYFRFFRVSGMFHCNGGPGAWAFGQGGGAPAKGIAFEPRTNVLAAIVAWVERGEPPETLTGTKFINDTVALGVDFQRRHCLWVIDPRGRGRI; from the exons ATGCTCGGAACCGCTTCCATCTGGAtgtcgctcgcggcgctgaaCATCTTCCCGCCCTTCACGGCCTCCGCGACATCATGGGTCGACGATCCCCGCCGACGGTGCCTCTCGTTTGAGCCTGAAAAGTTCGTCGCCAACGCGACGCGCACCTGGCTCGAGTATGTCAGTCGCGGTACGACGATCCAGCTTTCCGACAACGATGCCTCGTGTAATCGCCCGTCGcagctggtcgaggcggaCCTGTGCCGCATCGCCCTACACATTGACACGTCGCACCGCTCAGGCATCACCTTTGAGCTCTGGCTTCCTGATGAatggcctgctgcgcgactGGTTTCTACGGGCAATGGCGGAATAGACGGAT GCGTAAAGTATGAGGATCTGGCGTATACAACCGGCCTCGGATTCGCAGCCATGGGCACCAACAACGGCCACAACGGAACCACTGGCGCCCCCTTCTATCATAACCCGGACGTCCTAGAAGACTATGCCCAtcgcgc TCTACATACCggcaccgcggcggccaagaccCTGACGGAGGCGTTCTACAAGAAGCCTGCTGCCCGGTCCTACTACCTGGGCTGCTCCCTCGGGGGCCGCATGGGCATCAAAGGCGCAGAGCGCTACCCGGACGACTACGACGGCATTGTCGCAGGATGTCCCGCGGTCGACTTCAACCACCTTCAGGGCCAGCGGGCCATGTTCTATCCCATCACCGGCCCCGTGGGGTCGTCCAACTACATCAGTCACCAGCTTTGGACGGGTCTCATCCACGACGAAGTGCTCAGGCAGTGCGACGGCCTGGATGGTGTAGTTGACGGTATCATTGAAGTCCCTGATCGCTGCCACTTTAAGCCCGAGGCCCTTCTTTGTGCTCCAGACCAAGACGATGGGCTGTGCCTCAATAAGCAGCAGGTCGAACAGCTTCGCCAGATATACGCCCCATATACGTACCCGGACGGATCTCTTATTTTCCCGCGAATGAACCCGGGTAACGAGATTATGGTCGTCCAAAAACTCATCTCTGGTGCCCCATTCAGCTACTCACAG GACTGGTTTCGCTACGTCGTTCTCAACGACCCGACGTGGGACGCCATCGAGTACGACTCTTCCCTGGCACGACGGGCAGACGACCTCAACCCATTCGACATCCGCACCTACCCCGAGACCCTGCCCGCCTTCAAGGCCCGGGGCGGCAAGATCATCTCGTaccacggcgggcaggacAACCAAATCACGAGCTTCAACACGGCGCGCTTCTGGGACCGCATGTCGCGCGCGGACCAGCGGCTCCACGACTACTTTCGTTTCTTCCGCGTCTCCGGCATGTTTCACTGCAACGGGGGCCCGGGCGCGTGGGCGTTtgggcaaggcggcggcgcaccggCCAAGGGGATCGCGTTTGAGCCCCGGACCaacgtgctcgccgccatcgtggCCTGGGTGGAACGCGGCGAGCCGCCGGAGACGTTGACGGGGACCAAGTTTATCAATGACACGGTTGCCCTGGGGGTTGACTTTCAGCGGCGACACTGCTTGTGGGTTATTGACCcccggggacggggacgcaTTTGA
- a CDS encoding uncharacterized protein (COG:S~TransMembrane:10 (i83-105o117-135i211-231o251-270i360-381o408-426i438-454o460-482i494-518o524-543i)~EggNog:ENOG503NUH8) yields MATKTDVDHQENPAEVGLDNSIRTDTHSSHQHDPDKGTAGHANYHGIDTRAVSMGADEVYERKISIMNEALIDLGMGSFQWKVFVMTGFGWFVDNLWLQAITIITPPVRAEFAVKRIAFLSVAKYAGLVIGSSFWPMTADFIGRRPAFNITLLISSVSGLVGAGSPNFVAIATFCAGLGLGTGGNQPVDSAIFLEFVPATHQYLLTMQSSFWSVGQAVAALIGWPMIANYSCPSDTPVGQCGYHENLGWRYTFWTFGGLTLAMFLARFLFRVPETPKYLLGKGRDKEAVEVVTAIAKRNKTTTWLTLSHFEAVDAQLAAQRADVTDVASPPNSDTKNIVKRSVEKFAPKKIMALFSTPRLAFSTSLMLFLWCSIGMAYPLYNSFIPIYLENKGVAYGSTSINTTYRNYAIQAICGIPASILGGFTVDMRRIGRKGTGTLACLGTGVFLFLFTRAQTSASILGFSCAIAFFQNLVYGLLYSYTPELFPAPIRGTANGLVAVFNRMSGLMAPIIAAYVGIDTDLPVWISAALFVVAGFVFLILPYESRGRAAS; encoded by the exons ATGGCCACCAAGACAGACGTAGACCACCAGGAAAACCCCGCCGAAGTCGGCCTCGACAACAGCATCAGGACCGACACACACAGCTCGCACCAACATGATCCTGACAAGGGCACCGCCGGGCACGCCAACTACCATGGCATTGACACGAGGGCCGTGTCCATGGGGGCTGATGAGGTGTACGAGCGAAAGATTTCCATCATGAACGAAGCGCTGATTGACCTCGGCATGGGGTCTTTCCAATGGAAGGTGTTTGTCATGACGGGCTTCGGCTGGTTCGTCGACAAT CTCTGGCTGCaagccatcaccatcatcacacCGCCTGTGCGGGCCGAGTTCGCCGTCAAGCGCATAGCCTTCCTCAGTGTCGCCAAGTACGCAGGCCTCGTCATCGGGTCGAGCTTCTGGCCCATGACGGCGGATTTTatcggccggcggccggccttCAACATCACCCTCCTCatctcctccgtctccggCCTGGTGGGCGCGGGGAGTCCCAAtttcgtcgccatcgccacgtTCTGTGCCGGGTTAGGCCTGGGCACTGGTGGAAAccagcccgtcgacagcGCCATCTTCCTCGAGTTTGTGCCGGCGACGCACCAGTATCTGCTCACCATGCAGTCGTCTTTCTGGTCCGTCGGAcaggccgtcgcggcgctcatCGGATG GCCCATGATCGCAAACTACTCGTGTCCCTCGGATACGCCCGTCGGGCAATGCGGATACCACGAGAACCTGGGCTGGCGGTACACATTCTGGACGTTTGGCGGTCTCACGCTTGCCATGTTCCTCGCCCGCTTCCTGTTCCGGGTGCCTGAGACGCCCAAATATCTCCTCGGCAAGGGCCGCGATAAAGAAGCCGTCGAAGTCGTCACCGCGATCGCGAAGCGgaacaagacgacgacatggcttACCCTCTCACACTTTGAGGCAGtggacgcccagctcgcTGCGCAAAGAGCCGACGTGACAGATGtagcgtcgccgcccaacTCCGACACCAAGAACATCGTCAAGCGAAGCGTAGAGAAGTTCGCGCCCAAGAAGATTATGGCGCTCTTCTCGACACCGCGCCTTGCGTTCTCGACATCACTAATGCTGTTCTTGTGGTGTTCCATCGGCATGGCGTATCCACTATACAACTCCTTCATCCCCATCTACCTCGAGAACAAGGGCGTGGCATACGGATCCACCTCCATCAACACCACCTATCGCAACTACGCCATTCAAGCCATCTGCGGCATTCCTGCATCCATACTGGGCGGCTTCACTGTCGACATGCGTCGCATCGGGCGGAAGGGAACCGGAACGCTAGCCTGTCTGGGCACCGGCGTgttcctcttcctcttcacGCGCGCACAGACGAGCGCTAGCATTCTGGGCTTCAGCTGCGCCATTGCCTTCTTCCAGAATCTCGTGTACGGGCTACTCTACTCGTACACGCCGGAGCTATTCCCGGCACCGATCCGAGGCACGGCAAACGGTCTGGTGGCAGTCTTCAACCGCATGAGCGGGCTCATGGCGCCGATTATTGCGGCCTATGTGGGCATTGACACGGATCTGCCTGTGTGGATCTCGGCAGCGCTGTTTGTCGTTGCCGGTTTTGTGTTTCTTATCCTGCCGTATGAATCgcgtggacgagctgcttctTGA
- the PET9_2 gene encoding ADP/ATP carrier protein (TransMembrane:1 (o34-55i)~COG:C~EggNog:ENOG503NWSK), translating into MPSIGGIIVYRGLYFGSYDSLKPLVLVGPLQGNFLASFLLGWCVTTGASTLAYPFDTIRRRMMMTSGEAVKYKGTVDAARQILAANGVKALFNGAGANILRGVASAGVLALYDQLQYFALGHGAKTG; encoded by the coding sequence ATGCCCTCtatcggcggcatcatcgtctaTCGTGGGCTGTACTTTGGGTCCTATGACTCGTTGAAGCCTCTTGTGCTCGTTGGCCCACTTCAGGGCAACTTCTTGGCCTCTTTCCTCCTTGGCTGGTGCGTGACAACTGGCGCCAGCACGCTTGCATACCCATTCGATACGATTCGTCGCCGCATGATGATGACATCCGGCGAAGCTGTCAAGTACAAGGGCACTGTGGATGCGGCACGCCAGATTCTTGCGGCCAACGGCGTCAAGGCGCTTTTTAACGGCGCGGGAGCGAATATCCTCCGTGGCGTGGCTTCGGCCGGGGTGCTTGCTCTTTACGACCAGCTCCAATATTTTGCTCTCGGACACGGCGCCAAGACAGGTTAA
- a CDS encoding Arsenite methyltransferase (COG:S~EggNog:ENOG503NWA6), whose protein sequence is MDSQKIYSEVGERYSAAARGTNTGFGDTIAKAFGYSEEELAAIPKDSNMGLSCGNPLAIATLRAGETVVDLGSGAGLDVFLAAGKVGPTGKVIGVDMNEDMLAKARKLAAASGKDNVEFISSRITEIDLPSSSADCIISNCVINLVPAEEKQLVFNEMHRLLKPGGRVAVSDILAKKPLPKEIRQDIGLYVGCVAGASQVAEYEEHLEAAGFQDVLIAGTGSDLNVYAENCADGCCGAAAATQAAGCCSSQENVLADVGRLDLNPWVGSYKVYAVKR, encoded by the exons ATGGACTCACAGAAGATCTACTCCGAGGTTGGTGAGCGgtacagcgccgccgcccgcggaaCCAACACCGGCTTCGGCGACACCATTGCGAAGGCTTTTGGATACTCGGAAGAGGAGTTGGCTGCCATCCCCAAGGACTCGAACATGGGCCTGAGCTGTGGCAACCCGTTGGCCATCGCTACGTTGCGCGCT GGGGAAACTGTCGTTGACCTTGGCAGCGGAGCCGGACTGGATGTCTTTCTTGCGGCAGGAAAGGTTGGCCCGACGGGAAAGGTAATTGGCGTTGACATGAATGAG GAcatgctggccaaggcgcgcAAGCTAGCGGCCGCATCTGGCAAAGACAATGTCGAGTTCATCAGCTCTCGCATCACCGAGATTGATCTTCCATCTAGCTCTGCCGACTGCATCATCTCAAACTGCGTCATCAACCTCGTGCCGGCAgaggagaagcagctcgTCTTCAACGAAATGCATCGACTTCTCAAGCCCGGCGGCAGAGTGGCCGTGTCCGACATCTTGGCCAAGAAGCCGCTGCCAAAGGAGATCAGGCAGGACATTGGCCTGTACGTGGGCTGTGTGGCGGGGGCCAGCCAGGTGGCCGAGTATGAAGAGCAtctcgaggccgcgggcTTCCAAG ATGTGCTTATTGCTGGGACGGGCAGCGACTTGAATGTGTACGCTGAGAATTGTGCCGACGGCTGCTgtggcgctgcagctgccacgcaggccgcgggctgctgctcctcgcagGAGAATGTGCTGGCCGACGTTGGACGCCTGGATTTGAATCCCTGGGTCG GCTCATACAAGGTATATGCCGTCAAGCGCTGA
- a CDS encoding Feruloyl esterase (EggNog:ENOG503NWMK~SECRETED:SignalP(1-24~SECRETED:cutsite=ASA-TS~SECRETED:prob=0.5589)~COG:G): protein MLGTASIWMSLAALNIFPPFTASATSWVDDPRRRCLSFEPEKFVANATRTWLEYVSRGTTIQLSDNDASCNRPSQLVEADLCRIALHIDTSHRSGITFELWLPDEWPAARLVSTGNGGIDGCVKYEDLAYTTGLGFAAMGTNNGHNGTTGAPFYHNPDVLEDYAHRALHTGTAAAKTLTEAFYKKPAARSYYLGCSLGGRMGIKGAERYPDDYDGIVAGCPAVDFNHLQGQRAMFYPITGPVGSSNYISHQLWTGLIHDEVLRQCDGLDGVVDGIIEVPDRCHFKPEALLCAPDQDDGLCLNKQQVEQLRQIYAPYTYPDGSLIFPRMNPGNEIMVVQKLISGAPFSYSQDWFRYVVLNDPTWDAIEYDSSLARRADDLNPFDIRTYPETLPAFKARGGKIISYHGGQDNQITSFNTARFWDRMSRADQRLHDYFRFFRVSGMFHCNGGPGAWAFGQGGGAPAKGIAFEPRTNVLAAIVAWVERGEPPETLTGTKFINDTVALGVDFQRRHCLYPKTQTYLGGNHKDPSSWNCL, encoded by the exons ATGCTCGGAACCGCTTCCATCTGGAtgtcgctcgcggcgctgaaCATCTTCCCGCCCTTCACGGCCTCCGCGACATCATGGGTCGACGATCCCCGCCGACGGTGCCTCTCGTTTGAGCCTGAAAAGTTCGTCGCCAACGCGACGCGCACCTGGCTCGAGTATGTCAGTCGCGGTACGACGATCCAGCTTTCCGACAACGATGCCTCGTGTAATCGCCCGTCGcagctggtcgaggcggaCCTGTGCCGCATCGCCCTACACATTGACACGTCGCACCGCTCAGGCATCACCTTTGAGCTCTGGCTTCCTGATGAatggcctgctgcgcgactGGTTTCTACGGGCAATGGCGGAATAGACGGAT GCGTAAAGTATGAGGATCTGGCGTATACAACCGGCCTCGGATTCGCAGCCATGGGCACCAACAACGGCCACAACGGAACCACTGGCGCCCCCTTCTATCATAACCCGGACGTCCTAGAAGACTATGCCCAtcgcgc TCTACATACCggcaccgcggcggccaagaccCTGACGGAGGCGTTCTACAAGAAGCCTGCTGCCCGGTCCTACTACCTGGGCTGCTCCCTCGGGGGCCGCATGGGCATCAAAGGCGCAGAGCGCTACCCGGACGACTACGACGGCATTGTCGCAGGATGTCCCGCGGTCGACTTCAACCACCTTCAGGGCCAGCGGGCCATGTTCTATCCCATCACCGGCCCCGTGGGGTCGTCCAACTACATCAGTCACCAGCTTTGGACGGGTCTCATCCACGACGAAGTGCTCAGGCAGTGCGACGGCCTGGATGGTGTAGTTGACGGTATCATTGAAGTCCCTGATCGCTGCCACTTTAAGCCCGAGGCCCTTCTTTGTGCTCCAGACCAAGACGATGGGCTGTGCCTCAATAAGCAGCAGGTCGAACAGCTTCGCCAGATATACGCCCCATATACGTACCCGGACGGATCTCTTATTTTCCCGCGAATGAACCCGGGTAACGAGATTATGGTCGTCCAAAAACTCATCTCTGGTGCCCCATTCAGCTACTCACAG GACTGGTTTCGCTACGTCGTTCTCAACGACCCGACGTGGGACGCCATCGAGTACGACTCTTCCCTGGCACGACGGGCAGACGACCTCAACCCATTCGACATCCGCACCTACCCCGAGACCCTGCCCGCCTTCAAGGCCCGGGGCGGCAAGATCATCTCGTaccacggcgggcaggacAACCAAATCACGAGCTTCAACACGGCGCGCTTCTGGGACCGCATGTCGCGCGCGGACCAGCGGCTCCACGACTACTTTCGTTTCTTCCGCGTCTCCGGCATGTTTCACTGCAACGGGGGCCCGGGCGCGTGGGCGTTtgggcaaggcggcggcgcaccggCCAAGGGGATCGCGTTTGAGCCCCGGACCaacgtgctcgccgccatcgtggCCTGGGTGGAACGCGGCGAGCCGCCGGAGACGTTGACGGGGACCAAGTTTATCAATGACACGGTTGCCCTGGGGGTTGACTTTCAGCGGCGACACTGCTT GTATCCGAAGACGCAGACATACCTGGGCGGCAACCACAAGGACCCGTCCAGTTGGAACTGCCTGTGA